From Merismopedia glauca CCAP 1448/3, a single genomic window includes:
- the cbiT gene encoding precorrin-6Y C5,15-methyltransferase subunit CbiT, with the protein MPSQIWSYITPGIPDELFERLPGIPLTKREVRVLILAALRLKSDGVLWDIGAGTGTIAVESGLLCPQGKIVAVERDEEVASLIRRNCDRFGVQNVEVIEGTAPECLSSISHLPERVCIEGGRSSKDILRQVWQYLPDTGRVVATAGNLESLYAISESFSDLHARNIEVVQSAVNRLEVRGMHQNFVAVDPIFILSGEKL; encoded by the coding sequence ATGCCCTCACAGATTTGGTCTTATATTACCCCTGGAATTCCTGATGAACTATTTGAACGCTTACCAGGCATTCCTTTAACCAAGAGAGAAGTGAGAGTATTAATTCTGGCAGCTTTGCGCCTCAAATCTGATGGGGTATTGTGGGATATTGGTGCGGGAACTGGTACGATTGCAGTAGAATCTGGATTGTTGTGCCCTCAAGGTAAGATTGTAGCAGTAGAAAGAGACGAAGAAGTAGCGAGCTTGATTAGGCGCAACTGCGATCGCTTTGGGGTGCAAAATGTGGAAGTTATCGAAGGTACAGCACCTGAATGTTTGTCTTCGATCTCCCATCTCCCAGAAAGGGTTTGTATTGAGGGAGGACGTTCTAGTAAAGATATATTGAGACAAGTATGGCAATATCTGCCTGATACTGGCAGAGTAGTAGCAACGGCTGGTAATCTAGAAAGTCTGTATGCAATTTCGGAAAGCTTTTCCGACCTGCACGCCCGAAACATTGAAGTGGTGCAGTCAGCAGTGAATCGGTTAGAAGTGCGAGGTATGCATCAAAACTTTGTCGCAGTTGACCCCATATTTATTCTCAGTGGTGAGAAACTATAG
- a CDS encoding phosphatidate cytidylyltransferase, protein MSWSRVISAIIAIFLALGMLLLGGWYFTLAFGIIVYLGEWEYFQLVRAKGINPAAKTTVVLSLLLLIIACVAPQLADPLFPLAGMLICFYLIFQPQLATIADISTSILGLFYGGYLPTYWIRLRLELTPAIAAPLPLNGYWPTSWTDMGAMPQGLTVTLLAFSCIWAADIGAYLVGKYFGRTKLSQISPKKTVEGAVFGILGSAVVGAVGANWLNWPSWMLSGAILGLLIGVVSLVGDLTESMMKRDAGVKDSGQLIPGHGGILDRTDSYVFTAPIVYYFVTLILPLLGK, encoded by the coding sequence ATGTCTTGGTCCCGCGTAATCAGTGCAATAATTGCCATTTTCCTAGCTTTGGGAATGCTGTTATTGGGAGGATGGTATTTTACTCTTGCTTTTGGGATTATTGTCTATTTGGGGGAATGGGAATATTTTCAGTTAGTACGCGCCAAGGGTATTAACCCTGCTGCTAAAACTACGGTAGTCTTGAGTTTATTATTACTAATAATTGCGTGTGTTGCACCCCAATTAGCCGATCCCTTGTTTCCCCTAGCTGGGATGTTAATTTGTTTTTATCTAATTTTTCAACCTCAACTAGCAACTATTGCTGATATTTCAACGTCAATTTTAGGGTTATTTTATGGGGGTTATTTACCTACTTACTGGATTCGGCTAAGATTAGAATTAACGCCAGCGATCGCGGCTCCTTTGCCTTTAAATGGTTATTGGCCCACCTCTTGGACGGATATGGGTGCAATGCCTCAAGGATTAACCGTGACTCTCTTGGCTTTTAGCTGTATTTGGGCAGCAGATATTGGGGCGTATCTAGTAGGAAAGTATTTTGGACGGACAAAGCTATCTCAGATAAGTCCAAAGAAAACGGTGGAAGGGGCAGTATTTGGGATTTTAGGCAGTGCCGTAGTGGGTGCAGTAGGTGCTAATTGGCTAAATTGGCCCAGTTGGATGCTTAGCGGCGCGATTTTAGGGTTATTAATTGGGGTAGTCAGTTTGGTGGGAGATTTGACAGAATCGATGATGAAGCGAGATGCTGGAGTTAAAGATTCTGGACAGTTAATACCAGGTCATGGCGGTATTTTAGATCGGACAGATAGTTATGTGTTTACCGCACCAATTGTTTACTATTTTGTCACTTTGATACTACCTTTGCTGGGCAAATAG
- a CDS encoding DUF3153 domain-containing protein — protein sequence MKSASLARGHIFQLLSHLARVFRVLVVVILTSTLLSGCLKYDLGINFKGVNHGEIVQHVRLEEQLTSFNDSQAKAWLNSLERRTKSLQGRTKRVSDREVTVTIPFNTTKELETKLNSFFNPVKTTNLQPVEGVNIPTFASQFKVYQSNFLLFIRNKLSYEVDLRSLGVLSSSGNIVLSPDSIADLSLIINSPSQPKPITRGSQSAVAETSPHQVVWHLKPGEINRVETGFWLPSPLGIGTLIIVVLVLGGFYLKYQRLPFSVTK from the coding sequence GTGAAGTCAGCGTCTCTAGCTAGAGGTCATATCTTCCAGTTGCTCAGCCATCTGGCTAGAGTATTTCGAGTCTTAGTAGTAGTGATATTAACATCAACTCTACTTTCTGGCTGTCTTAAATACGATTTGGGGATAAATTTTAAAGGAGTCAATCATGGAGAAATTGTTCAACACGTCCGCTTAGAAGAACAATTAACTAGCTTCAATGACTCTCAAGCCAAAGCTTGGTTAAATAGTCTGGAAAGGCGGACAAAATCTTTACAAGGAAGAACTAAGCGAGTCTCCGATCGAGAAGTAACAGTCACGATCCCTTTTAATACAACCAAAGAATTAGAAACCAAACTCAATAGCTTTTTCAATCCGGTTAAAACGACTAATCTTCAACCAGTTGAGGGTGTAAATATCCCAACTTTTGCCTCTCAATTTAAAGTCTATCAAAGCAACTTTTTACTGTTTATTAGAAACAAATTAAGTTATGAAGTAGACTTGCGATCGCTTGGTGTTCTCTCTTCTAGCGGTAACATAGTCCTCAGTCCCGATTCTATCGCTGATTTAAGTCTGATTATCAATTCTCCCAGTCAACCAAAACCCATCACTAGAGGAAGTCAAAGCGCAGTTGCAGAAACTTCACCTCATCAAGTAGTTTGGCACCTCAAACCAGGAGAAATCAACCGCGTTGAGACAGGATTTTGGCTTCCCAGTCCCCTAGGCATTGGGACATTAATCATTGTTGTCTTGGTATTGGGTGGTTTCTATCTTAAGTATCAGCGTTTACCTTTTAGTGTCACAAAATAG
- the uvrB gene encoding excinuclease ABC subunit UvrB, with protein sequence MTNSQFDLTAPFTPTGDQPSAIAQLLSYLQRGNTYQTLLGATGTGKTFTIAGVIEKIGKPTLVLAHNKTLAAQLCNELREFFPDNAVEYFISYYDYYQPEAYIPVTDTYIEKTAAINDEIDMLRHSATRSLFERKDVIVVASISCIYGLGMPAEYLKAAIPLQVGTEVNQREILRDLTTVQYSRNDIDLGRGKFRVRGDVLEIGPAYEDRIIRVEFFGDEIEAIRYVDPVTGEILESLNALNIYPARHFVTPEETLEIACQDIEAELKQKIVELEAEGKLLEAQRLQQRTRYDLEMLREVGYCNGVENYSRHLARRQPGEPPECLIDYFPKDWLLVIDESHVTVPQIRAMYNGDRARKEVLINYGFRLPSAADNRPLKAEEFWQKVNQCIFVSATPGNWELEVSQDRIAEQIIRPTGVIDPEIFVRPSEGQVDDLLSEIQDRIDLKERVLVTTLTKRMAEDLTEYIQERGVKVRYLHSEIQAIERIEILQDLRQGNFDVLIGVNLLREGLDLPEVSLVAILDADKEGFLRSARSLIQTIGRAARHLQGQAILYADNLTDSMKQAIDETDRRRGIQLAYNRMHHITPQPVIRKTTNSILNFLDVSRRLNAQELETVWQQADELPLSDIPQLISQLELQMKEAAKNLEFESAATLRDRIKHLRSQLLGKK encoded by the coding sequence ATGACCAACAGCCAATTCGATCTAACCGCGCCATTTACTCCCACTGGCGATCAACCGAGTGCGATCGCTCAACTATTATCTTACCTGCAACGCGGAAATACATATCAAACTCTTTTAGGTGCAACTGGTACGGGAAAAACTTTTACCATCGCTGGCGTAATTGAAAAGATTGGTAAACCTACCCTAGTATTAGCTCATAATAAAACCTTAGCCGCCCAACTTTGTAACGAACTACGAGAGTTTTTTCCTGATAACGCTGTTGAATATTTTATTTCCTATTACGATTACTATCAACCAGAAGCTTATATTCCGGTGACAGATACATACATCGAAAAAACGGCGGCGATTAATGATGAAATTGATATGCTGCGTCATTCGGCTACCCGTTCTTTGTTTGAACGAAAAGATGTCATAGTCGTTGCTTCAATTAGTTGTATTTACGGGTTAGGAATGCCTGCTGAATATTTGAAGGCGGCGATTCCTTTACAAGTGGGAACAGAAGTCAATCAAAGAGAGATTTTACGAGATTTAACTACTGTCCAATACTCCCGTAACGACATAGATTTGGGTAGGGGGAAATTTAGAGTTAGGGGAGATGTTTTAGAAATAGGTCCCGCTTACGAAGATAGAATTATTAGAGTGGAATTCTTCGGCGATGAAATTGAAGCCATTCGCTATGTAGATCCGGTGACGGGAGAGATATTAGAAAGCTTAAATGCTTTAAATATTTATCCAGCCCGTCACTTTGTTACCCCAGAAGAAACGTTAGAAATAGCTTGTCAAGATATTGAAGCCGAACTCAAGCAGAAAATAGTTGAATTAGAAGCAGAAGGGAAACTATTAGAAGCTCAAAGATTGCAGCAACGCACCCGTTACGATTTAGAAATGCTGAGGGAAGTTGGTTACTGTAATGGAGTAGAAAATTACTCCCGTCATTTAGCCCGTCGCCAACCAGGAGAACCACCAGAATGTTTAATAGATTACTTCCCTAAAGACTGGTTATTAGTTATAGATGAATCTCACGTTACAGTACCACAAATACGGGCAATGTACAACGGCGATCGCGCGCGCAAAGAAGTATTAATCAATTACGGTTTTCGACTTCCGAGTGCAGCAGATAATCGCCCGTTAAAAGCCGAAGAGTTTTGGCAAAAAGTCAATCAATGTATCTTCGTTTCTGCTACTCCAGGAAATTGGGAATTAGAAGTTTCTCAAGATAGAATTGCCGAACAAATTATCCGTCCTACAGGGGTAATAGATCCAGAGATATTTGTGCGTCCAAGTGAAGGTCAAGTAGACGATTTACTATCAGAAATTCAAGACAGAATCGATCTCAAAGAAAGGGTTTTAGTCACTACTTTAACCAAGCGCATGGCAGAAGATTTAACTGAATATATCCAAGAAAGAGGAGTAAAAGTTAGATATCTCCACTCCGAAATTCAAGCGATCGAACGAATTGAAATATTGCAGGATTTGCGTCAAGGCAACTTTGATGTTCTGATTGGAGTTAACTTATTAAGGGAAGGTTTAGATTTACCCGAAGTGTCTTTAGTGGCGATTTTAGATGCAGATAAAGAAGGGTTTTTGCGATCGGCTAGATCTTTAATTCAAACTATCGGCAGGGCAGCGCGTCACCTACAAGGACAAGCAATTCTATATGCTGATAACTTAACTGATAGCATGAAACAAGCCATTGATGAAACCGATCGCCGTAGAGGAATCCAATTAGCCTACAACCGGATGCATCATATTACCCCGCAACCAGTAATTAGAAAAACTACCAATTCCATCCTCAACTTTTTAGATGTATCTCGCAGGTTAAATGCTCAAGAATTGGAAACCGTTTGGCAACAAGCTGACGAACTGCCTTTATCAGATATTCCTCAATTAATTAGTCAATTGGAACTACAAATGAAGGAAGCAGCCAAAAACTTAGAGTTTGAATCAGCAGCCACATTACGAGATAGAATCAAACATTTGCGATCGCAACTTTTGGGTAAAAAGTAA
- a CDS encoding TldD/PmbA family protein, whose product MSDSKLEQILQLAAAKVDVAEVYYLSSQDTPIEFENNRLKSLQTKAVQGVALRVIHNGRLGFASSTDLTRVEDLVDAAVQTAGIGDLAEFEFASGIQFPDVGSSYTPPSTQELVEKGKSLIEQVHAYNSEILVDVGFHVRTGNVKIATTKDVYGARTRKIVSASISGNLVQGEDFLQVYSYDVAKEEMPDCDRLLADLIQKYRWAERSATINSGTFPVFFTPRASSSTIWGLFDTILSGQTVVQKASPLADKLGQTLFDSRLTLFEDPTIGPSASPFDDEGTPTSQKVLIAEGTVERFYWDRRWGARGGCESTGNGFRGGLSRPGPDLVNLCVSPGKTSVADLIANIEEGLIVEQVLGAGQSNQLAGEFSVNLDLGYKVEKGEIVGRVKNTMVAGSIFEAFNHLVDLSDRPEWVGGSAYVPSILFEKLGVAARQ is encoded by the coding sequence GTGAGTGACTCAAAACTAGAGCAAATTCTGCAATTAGCCGCCGCCAAAGTCGATGTGGCTGAAGTTTACTATTTATCCAGTCAAGATACACCGATTGAATTTGAAAATAATCGGCTTAAATCTCTGCAAACCAAAGCCGTTCAAGGAGTAGCTTTACGAGTTATCCACAATGGACGTTTGGGTTTTGCTAGTTCTACAGACTTAACCCGTGTAGAAGACTTAGTTGACGCTGCTGTTCAAACCGCAGGGATTGGCGACTTGGCTGAGTTTGAATTTGCTAGCGGTATCCAATTTCCTGATGTTGGAAGTAGCTATACTCCACCAAGTACCCAAGAGTTGGTAGAAAAGGGAAAAAGTTTAATTGAGCAAGTTCATGCTTATAATTCAGAGATCCTGGTAGATGTAGGCTTTCACGTTCGCACCGGAAATGTGAAAATTGCTACTACCAAAGATGTCTATGGTGCGAGAACTAGGAAAATCGTCAGTGCTAGTATTTCGGGTAACTTGGTGCAGGGAGAAGATTTCCTCCAAGTTTACAGCTATGATGTGGCAAAAGAGGAAATGCCAGATTGCGATCGCCTCCTAGCTGACTTAATCCAAAAGTACCGATGGGCAGAACGTTCTGCGACAATTAATAGCGGGACTTTCCCCGTATTTTTCACTCCTAGAGCTAGTTCCTCCACAATTTGGGGTTTATTTGATACCATTCTATCCGGTCAAACCGTAGTCCAAAAGGCTTCCCCACTAGCCGATAAACTAGGTCAAACCCTATTCGATTCTCGCCTCACCTTGTTTGAAGATCCTACAATTGGTCCTAGTGCTAGTCCTTTTGACGATGAAGGGACTCCGACTAGCCAAAAAGTCTTAATTGCTGAAGGTACAGTTGAACGCTTTTACTGGGATCGGCGTTGGGGTGCCAGAGGTGGTTGTGAATCGACTGGAAATGGCTTCCGTGGCGGTTTATCCCGTCCTGGTCCAGATTTGGTCAATTTATGCGTTTCCCCTGGAAAAACCTCTGTGGCTGATTTAATCGCCAATATCGAAGAAGGATTAATCGTCGAGCAAGTTTTGGGGGCTGGACAATCTAATCAATTAGCGGGAGAATTTTCAGTTAATCTAGACTTGGGCTATAAAGTTGAAAAAGGCGAGATAGTCGGTCGCGTCAAGAATACGATGGTAGCTGGGAGCATTTTTGAAGCTTTCAACCACCTAGTAGATTTAAGCGATCGCCCTGAATGGGTTGGTGGTAGTGCTTATGTCCCCAGTATTTTGTTTGAAAAACTTGGCGTGGCAGCCCGTCAGTAA
- a CDS encoding aminotransferase class I/II-fold pyridoxal phosphate-dependent enzyme, protein MTQIQGKIPLLDALIECGSLYHAPFYAPGHKRGVGISDRLTAAFGSAVFALDLPELPQLDNLFAPAGVILEAQELASETFGSARTWFLVNGSTCGIIAAILGTCAPGDKIIIPRNVHYSVVSGLILSGAIPIFIQPEYDAKLDLAHSITPEAVKQALEAHPNAKAVLMVYPTYFGACGDIEAIAELTHGYRIPLLVDEAHGAHFAFHPDLPISALAAGADLTVQSTHKVLGAVSQASMLHLRGNRVDPDRISQALQLVQSTSPNALLLASLDAARHQMATQGEELLSRTLTLAAIAQNQISSLPSLSILKPSYTPGFTALDPTRLTVRVAELGITGFEADEMLIDQGVIAELPSLQHLTFIISLGNTQTDIDLLGHRFSIIQNSTPNKLITQEPLTFLNIPIKSEMSPREAYFSQTERVTREEARDRLSSELICPYPPGIPLLMPGEVITLEALNYLDSVLASGGTITGCSDPLLKSFKVVKR, encoded by the coding sequence ATGACGCAGATCCAGGGTAAAATCCCTCTATTAGATGCATTAATTGAGTGTGGTAGTTTATATCATGCACCTTTTTATGCGCCCGGACATAAAAGAGGGGTGGGAATTAGCGATCGCCTGACAGCAGCTTTTGGTTCGGCTGTTTTTGCTCTAGATCTGCCGGAATTACCCCAATTAGATAATTTATTTGCTCCAGCAGGGGTTATTTTAGAGGCTCAAGAGTTAGCATCTGAAACTTTTGGGAGCGCTCGCACCTGGTTTCTGGTCAATGGTTCGACTTGTGGTATAATAGCGGCGATTTTGGGGACTTGCGCTCCTGGAGATAAAATAATTATCCCTCGCAATGTCCATTATTCTGTGGTTTCTGGGCTAATTTTGTCTGGCGCTATCCCGATTTTTATTCAACCGGAGTACGACGCGAAATTAGACTTGGCTCATAGTATTACTCCAGAGGCGGTAAAACAGGCTTTAGAAGCGCATCCAAATGCTAAGGCAGTCTTGATGGTTTACCCGACTTACTTTGGTGCGTGCGGCGATATTGAGGCGATCGCAGAACTTACTCATGGGTATCGTATCCCTTTATTAGTAGATGAAGCTCATGGCGCTCATTTTGCTTTTCACCCCGATTTACCTATTTCCGCTTTGGCTGCTGGTGCGGATTTAACGGTACAGTCTACTCACAAGGTTTTGGGCGCTGTCAGTCAAGCTTCTATGTTACACCTTCGGGGAAATAGAGTCGATCCAGATAGGATCTCTCAAGCTTTACAGTTAGTCCAATCTACTAGTCCTAATGCTTTGTTATTAGCTTCTTTGGATGCTGCTCGTCACCAAATGGCGACTCAAGGGGAAGAGTTACTATCTAGAACTTTAACACTAGCGGCGATCGCTCAAAATCAAATCTCTTCTCTTCCAAGTTTGTCTATCCTAAAGCCTAGCTACACCCCTGGTTTTACAGCTTTAGATCCAACTCGTCTGACGGTACGGGTAGCAGAACTGGGAATTACTGGGTTTGAAGCTGATGAAATGTTAATAGACCAAGGTGTTATTGCAGAGTTACCTTCTCTACAGCATTTGACGTTTATTATCAGCTTGGGAAACACTCAAACAGACATTGACCTACTTGGGCACAGATTTTCCATTATCCAGAATTCTACCCCAAATAAATTAATTACGCAAGAGCCTTTAACTTTTCTTAATATACCGATTAAATCCGAAATGTCGCCACGGGAGGCTTATTTTAGCCAGACAGAGAGAGTGACCAGAGAGGAAGCGCGCGATCGCCTCAGTAGCGAATTAATTTGCCCATATCCACCAGGAATTCCTTTATTAATGCCAGGGGAAGTAATTACTTTAGAAGCGTTGAATTATCTAGATTCAGTCCTAGCCAGTGGAGGTACAATTACAGGCTGTAGCGATCCGCTCCTGAAAAGTTTTAAGGTAGTTAAAAGGTAA
- a CDS encoding HhoA/HhoB/HtrA family serine endopeptidase, giving the protein MRFAQFTNFRRVSIQYVVAIALSICLWLNTVPVSAAPQALTHSESFVALAVKRVGSAVVRIDTERTIERRSDPMLEDPFFRRFFGDDYFPQMPQSERLKGQGSGFIIDSSGIVLTNAHVVDRADKVTITLKDGRNFPGKVQGVDRVTDLAVVKLQGGSNLPVAPLGDSTQVEVGDWAIAVGNPLGLDNTVTLGIVSTLKRSSAAVGIPDKRLDFIQTDAAINPGNSGGPLLNQQGEVIGINTAIRPDAMGIGFAIPIDKAKQITSLLIRGEKVAHPYLGVQMTTLTPVLAAENNNDPNSAIELPEVNGVLVVQVLPNTPAAKAGLRRGDTILQIDGQSVTTADGLQSVIENSQVGSSIKLKLQRGKSVLSLDVKTGELENAA; this is encoded by the coding sequence ATGAGATTTGCTCAGTTTACTAATTTCAGGCGTGTTTCGATCCAGTATGTGGTGGCGATCGCTTTAAGTATATGCTTATGGTTAAATACGGTTCCAGTTAGCGCTGCTCCCCAAGCTCTGACTCATTCGGAAAGTTTTGTGGCTCTAGCCGTCAAGCGAGTTGGTTCGGCTGTAGTTAGGATTGATACGGAAAGAACCATAGAGCGTCGCAGCGATCCGATGCTAGAAGACCCGTTTTTCCGCCGTTTTTTTGGCGACGATTATTTCCCGCAAATGCCCCAATCGGAAAGATTAAAGGGACAAGGTTCTGGCTTTATTATTGATAGTAGTGGAATAGTTTTAACTAACGCTCATGTAGTCGATCGAGCCGATAAAGTAACTATTACCCTCAAAGATGGGCGTAATTTCCCTGGAAAAGTTCAAGGAGTAGATCGGGTAACAGATTTAGCTGTGGTTAAACTCCAAGGTGGAAGTAACCTACCTGTAGCACCTCTAGGAGACTCAACTCAAGTAGAAGTTGGAGATTGGGCGATCGCTGTAGGTAATCCTCTTGGTTTAGATAATACAGTAACTTTAGGTATTGTTAGTACCTTGAAACGCTCTAGTGCTGCTGTAGGGATTCCAGATAAACGCTTAGATTTCATTCAAACTGATGCTGCGATTAACCCAGGAAATTCGGGAGGACCTTTACTCAATCAGCAAGGCGAAGTAATTGGGATTAATACGGCGATTAGACCAGATGCAATGGGAATTGGCTTTGCTATTCCTATTGATAAAGCTAAACAAATTACTTCCCTCTTAATTAGGGGAGAAAAAGTTGCTCATCCCTACTTAGGGGTACAAATGACTACTCTGACTCCGGTTTTAGCCGCAGAAAACAATAACGATCCTAATTCTGCCATCGAGTTACCAGAAGTCAATGGAGTTTTAGTGGTTCAGGTATTACCAAATACTCCAGCAGCCAAAGCAGGTTTACGTCGAGGAGATACTATTTTGCAAATAGATGGTCAATCAGTTACTACTGCTGATGGCTTGCAAAGTGTTATAGAAAACTCTCAGGTAGGTAGTTCCATAAAACTAAAACTCCAACGTGGAAAATCAGTACTTTCACTAGATGTAAAAACTGGGGAACTAGAGAACGCAGCTTAA
- a CDS encoding metal-sensing transcriptional repressor encodes MVVSNSLTEESSTLDRHTHGEKEHTHAHVHTESSRRQIINRLSRLEGHIRGIKTMVQEDTDCPEVLIQIAAVRGALDRVSRIILDEHLTQCIARAAREGNIEVEIQELKAALDRFLPGEKPAKRKVRSQKSEVRSQK; translated from the coding sequence ATGGTTGTATCTAACTCCTTGACTGAGGAAAGTTCTACCCTAGATCGCCACACTCATGGGGAGAAAGAACATACTCATGCTCACGTACATACAGAATCTTCTCGACGACAAATTATTAATCGTTTATCCCGTCTAGAAGGTCATATTCGGGGGATTAAAACTATGGTTCAGGAAGATACTGATTGTCCAGAAGTTTTAATCCAAATCGCCGCCGTTCGGGGGGCATTGGATCGGGTATCAAGAATTATTTTAGATGAACATTTAACTCAATGCATTGCTAGGGCTGCTCGAGAAGGCAATATTGAAGTAGAAATTCAAGAGTTGAAAGCAGCTTTAGACCGCTTTTTGCCAGGAGAAAAACCGGCTAAACGTAAGGTCAGAAGTCAGAAGTCAGAAGTCAGAAGTCAGAAGTAG
- a CDS encoding type II toxin-antitoxin system VapB family antitoxin, whose translation MNLQIDELLIEEALAFGENITKQYVVEQALREYIKRRQQMRIIDLFGTKLLRI comes from the coding sequence ATGAATCTTCAAATTGATGAATTATTGATCGAAGAAGCTTTAGCTTTTGGAGAAAATATCACCAAACAATATGTTGTAGAACAAGCTTTACGCGAATATATTAAACGTCGCCAGCAGATGAGGATAATCGATTTATTTGGTACTAAGCTGCTCCGCATTTAA